Proteins from a single region of Candidatus Rubrimentiphilum sp.:
- a CDS encoding type Z 30S ribosomal protein S14, producing the protein MAKTALIEKSKRKPKFKVRAHNRCELCGRPRGFYRKFGLCRICFRENAHKGNIPGITKASW; encoded by the coding sequence TTGGCTAAAACAGCTCTAATCGAGAAGTCGAAACGCAAGCCGAAGTTCAAGGTGCGCGCGCATAACCGCTGCGAGCTCTGCGGACGCCCGCGCGGTTTTTACCGCAAGTTCGGGCTCTGCCGTATTTGCTTCCGTGAGAATGCGCATAAGGGGAACATCCCCGGCATCACCAAGGCGTCGTGGTAA